A window of Cloacibacillus sp. An23 contains these coding sequences:
- a CDS encoding formyltransferase, translating into MMRPRTVVFAYSEVGAACLEELIKDGANVVKVYTHEDDPNETIWFRSVREIAERAGIPAAAPEKFGEAEIAEFAALGTELLFSFYYRKLIPQAVIDSPRLGAYNMHGALLPRYRGRACINWAVLNGERETGATLHVMTDKPDAGDIIGSEAVPIEITDTALDVSLKVAEAARRVLSRALPALEAGTAERRPQDEARATYFGRRRPEGGRIDWNKSAVEIYNLVRAVTRPFPGAFAFADGKKYFIWKAAPEEGSAQPGKIVSRAPLLVGAGSGLLRIDEIEPGALPEGDFFE; encoded by the coding sequence ATGATGCGCCCGAGAACCGTAGTTTTCGCCTACAGCGAGGTGGGCGCGGCCTGCCTCGAGGAACTTATCAAAGACGGCGCGAACGTCGTCAAAGTCTACACTCACGAGGACGACCCGAACGAAACGATATGGTTCCGCTCCGTGCGCGAAATAGCGGAGCGCGCGGGCATCCCAGCCGCCGCGCCGGAAAAATTCGGCGAGGCGGAAATCGCGGAATTTGCGGCGCTCGGCACGGAGCTGCTTTTTTCCTTCTATTACAGGAAGCTCATTCCGCAGGCCGTGATAGATTCTCCGCGCCTCGGCGCTTACAACATGCACGGCGCTCTGCTGCCGCGCTACCGCGGGCGCGCCTGTATAAACTGGGCGGTGCTGAACGGCGAGCGCGAGACGGGCGCGACGCTCCACGTGATGACGGACAAGCCCGACGCGGGCGACATAATCGGCAGCGAGGCCGTCCCGATAGAAATCACTGACACGGCGCTCGACGTGTCGCTGAAAGTCGCGGAGGCGGCGCGCCGCGTGCTCTCGCGCGCTCTTCCGGCGCTCGAGGCGGGAACGGCGGAACGCCGCCCGCAGGACGAAGCCCGCGCGACCTACTTCGGGCGCAGGCGGCCCGAGGGCGGGCGCATAGACTGGAACAAAAGCGCCGTGGAAATCTACAACCTCGTGCGCGCGGTGACGCGCCCCTTCCCGGGGGCCTTCGCCTTCGCGGACGGAAAAAAATATTTTATATGGAAGGCCGCGCCCGAAGAGGGATCGGCGCAGCCCGGGAAAATCGTCAGCCGCGCGCCGCTGCTCGTAGGCGCGGGAAGCGGGCTGTTGCGCATAGACGAAATAGAGCCGGGCGCTCTTCCGGAAGGAGATTTTTTCGAATGA
- a CDS encoding bifunctional UDP-4-keto-pentose/UDP-xylose synthase → MRLFVTGINGFIGTHLLEAALASTDWEISGLDLSSSNLAPYEGNSRFSFRAGDIFKDDEILEAEIIKADAVLPLAGIAKPAYYIKRPVWTFELDFEQNLKIVRLCAKHGKRVIFPSTSEVYGMSEGELREDESRLVVGPISKTRWIYSCSKQMMDRMIFAYGQEAGLSFSIFRPFNWIGPRLDTFRDAEERTARSVTQMLYDMARRRKITLVNGGAQRRSFTWVGDGVEGLMAVIRNEKGRAEGEIFNIGNPDNNYSMKQLAGMLIEEAKNFPVFREAAEAAELEVIPATDYYGANYDDMENRVPSVQKIERRLGWRPKTGMREMLRRTIAWHAANEESVK, encoded by the coding sequence ATGAGGCTATTTGTGACTGGAATAAACGGATTCATAGGGACGCACCTGCTCGAGGCGGCGCTCGCCTCGACGGACTGGGAGATAAGCGGCCTCGACCTGTCGTCGTCGAACCTCGCGCCTTACGAAGGAAACTCGCGTTTTTCGTTCCGCGCCGGCGACATATTCAAAGACGACGAAATCCTCGAAGCCGAGATAATCAAGGCGGACGCGGTGTTGCCGCTCGCCGGCATAGCGAAGCCCGCCTATTACATAAAGCGCCCCGTATGGACCTTCGAACTGGACTTCGAGCAGAACCTGAAAATCGTGCGCCTCTGCGCAAAGCACGGGAAGCGCGTCATATTCCCCTCGACCTCCGAAGTCTACGGCATGAGCGAAGGCGAGCTGCGCGAAGACGAAAGCCGCCTCGTCGTCGGCCCCATATCCAAGACGCGCTGGATATACAGCTGCTCCAAGCAGATGATGGACCGCATGATATTCGCCTACGGGCAGGAGGCCGGCCTCAGCTTCTCGATATTCCGCCCCTTCAACTGGATAGGGCCGCGGCTCGACACCTTCCGCGACGCGGAGGAACGCACAGCGCGCTCCGTCACCCAGATGCTCTACGACATGGCGCGCCGCCGCAAAATAACCCTCGTCAACGGCGGGGCACAGCGCCGCAGCTTCACGTGGGTCGGCGACGGCGTCGAGGGGCTCATGGCGGTCATACGCAACGAAAAAGGCCGCGCCGAGGGCGAAATATTCAACATCGGCAACCCCGACAACAACTATTCGATGAAACAGCTCGCCGGGATGCTCATAGAAGAGGCGAAAAACTTCCCCGTCTTCCGCGAGGCCGCGGAAGCGGCGGAACTCGAAGTCATCCCCGCGACGGACTACTACGGCGCGAACTACGACGACATGGAAAACCGCGTCCCCTCCGTGCAGAAGATCGAGCGCCGTCTCGGCTGGAGGCCGAAGACCGGAATGCGCGAGATGCTGCGCCGCACGATAGCGTGGCACGCCGCGAACGAGGAAAGCGTCAAATGA
- a CDS encoding polysaccharide deacetylase family protein: MTRLAIKIDVDTLRGYKEGVPPLLGLLKKRGLRASIFFSFGPDNSGKAIRRIFRPGFISKMIRTKAPSTYGLRTLLYGTLLPAPLIVPSAPEIAARAADEGHDVGVHAWDHVYVQDKLPEISKAEFLELFGRARELFVKLCGREPASIAAPGWQVSAASLEAEEELGLSYASDTRGHSPFTPVCDGRSYAVPQIPTTLPTMDEILGLPGIDDETLPKRWIEMMDKEWNVLTIHAEMEGISKLGVFERFLDVAEAIGTEFMTLAEYAEAAPKPERKIIEGSLPGRAGTLAVEM, from the coding sequence ATGACGCGGCTCGCGATAAAGATAGACGTGGACACGCTGCGCGGCTACAAAGAGGGCGTCCCGCCGCTTCTCGGTCTTCTCAAAAAGCGCGGCCTGCGCGCGAGCATATTCTTCTCCTTCGGCCCGGACAATTCCGGCAAGGCGATAAGGCGCATATTCCGCCCCGGCTTCATATCCAAGATGATAAGGACTAAAGCCCCTTCGACATACGGCCTGCGCACGCTCCTTTACGGCACGCTGCTGCCCGCGCCGCTCATAGTCCCCTCCGCGCCTGAGATAGCGGCGCGCGCGGCGGACGAAGGCCACGACGTCGGCGTACACGCGTGGGACCACGTCTACGTGCAGGACAAACTGCCGGAAATATCGAAGGCGGAATTCCTGGAGCTCTTCGGCCGCGCGCGCGAACTCTTCGTGAAACTCTGCGGGCGCGAGCCTGCTTCCATAGCCGCGCCGGGCTGGCAGGTCTCGGCGGCGTCGCTCGAAGCCGAAGAAGAACTCGGGCTTTCCTACGCCAGCGACACGCGCGGACACTCGCCCTTCACGCCTGTCTGCGACGGCAGGAGCTACGCCGTCCCGCAGATTCCGACGACGCTGCCGACGATGGACGAGATACTCGGCCTGCCGGGAATCGACGACGAGACGCTGCCGAAGCGCTGGATAGAGATGATGGACAAGGAATGGAACGTGCTGACGATACACGCCGAGATGGAAGGGATCTCGAAGCTGGGAGTATTCGAACGCTTCCTCGACGTCGCGGAGGCGATAGGAACGGAGTTCATGACGCTCGCGGAATACGCCGAGGCCGCGCCGAAGCCGGAGCGGAAGATAATCGAAGGCAGCCTCCCCGGGCGCGCGGGGACTCTCGCCGTTGAAATGTGA